A region of the Synergistaceae bacterium genome:
CTGTTACGGAAATGAGCGGGGACTTCAGCAAGGCAGTTGAAATAATGAATCACCTGCTGTCTATACGCGGGCGCGTCCTCCCTGTAACAACCGAGGGCATAACGTTAATGGGCAAAACTTCAGGCGGCCTCACTGTGAAAGGCGAGCTTAGTATCTCGGAGCATGGCCGGAATCTGTCGGAAATATGGCTAGAGCCTCACGACGCAAAGCCATTGCCGGACGTTTTGAGCGCGGTTGATGACGCTGATGTGATTCTGCTTGGGCCTGGGAGTCTTTTCACGAGCGTAATACCGAACATTCTCATGAAGGATTTTGCCGGAAAGCTGAAAGATTCGCCCGTCCCGAAAATATATATCTGCAATCTCATGACACAGCCGGAAGAAACACAGGGCTTCAACATTGTGCGCCATCTCGAATGGGTGAGCGCGGCACTGGGCAAAACGCCGGACTACATCATCACAAACTCGGCGGCAATCCCGGATGATATTGTTGACCGTTACGCGGAGGAAGGAGCGACTCCCCTGTATCTTGATGACAGACAGCGGAAAGCGATTCAGGGTATGGGCTGTGAATGTGTCGAGGCTGATATTATGTCAGTGTATGACAGCGCAAAAGAGAAGCGAGTTCTCCGGCATGACTCCAGAAAACTCGCCTCAGTGATATTCCGTCTTGCGCGTGAGATTTACGGGGATTAATTCTGTGGCCTCTTCCCGACTGTCTGAATCAGCGTAATATTTTGTGACGGTGAAAGTTTCATGAGCTTTGCGAGATTCTCAGCGTCAAATGACATCCTCACAACGCAGTTCCATCCCATAGCCGCGCAGTAGAGATAAACATTCTGCACTATTTCCCCTGAATGAGCAAAACCGCATCTCCTCACGACCTCTTCAGGGGCTTTCATGTCCTTCCACAATGAAACGTCATGAACATACGCGAGATTCACGGCAGCTTTTGAGACAAAATCCTGCTGTCCTGTTTCGGCTCTGTGGTCTCCTTCCGCGACAAGCTCAAGTGTATTTTCTTTCGGGTCATATTTGCAGACTCCCTCCCGCGTGAAGGCGTAAATCGTAATGTCCTGCTTGCCCATTGCGACAGGGTAAACTAATTTTCCGTCCGGGCGGTTGACTCCTCCTGCCGCCCACAGGAGATTTGACAGCTCCTGAAGCGTGAAATCACTGTCAGCAAAATTCCTGTCTGTCCTCCTGAATGTCAATGCCTCCGTCAATGTCATATCACATGCTTTGTCGGGGGCAGGAAGACTCACCGTCTCAGAAAACGCGCTCCCGGCCATGACCGCAATAACAAAAAACGCCGCAAAAATTTTCCTCATGATTATTCCTCCTAATTTGCTTGGAGCTGGATAATTTGTGCCTCGATATTCTGAAGCTGTAATCTCAATTGCGCTTTCACGTTCTCGTCCTGCTCGCGGTTCAGCTGCTGCTGAATCTCGTTCTTCTGACGCTGTAATGTTTCGAGTTCGTCATCATCACTGCTTGAGCTTGAAGCCTGTGCGATTCCTCCGGCTGAAGCGGGCTGTGATTTCGGGGCGGCCTGTGCGTTTTCTGCTGACTGACTCGCGTTCGTGCTGTCAGATTTTCCGGCGGGCTGAACGTAATCGACTTTCAGATTCCCGGACTCGTCATGCGATACGCTGTAGACTCCTTCTGCCCTCGCTAAAACTCCGGCGGGGTTGTCCTTGTCGTATGTGTCAGTCTCTGCGGCTTTCTGCTCTGCCTGAATCTGAGTCGCTTTCTGTGCTTCCTGCGCCTGACTCAATGTCTGCGCCTCGCGTTTTGCGCGTATGCCGTACTGCCCTGATGACTGAATATTTCCCTGTATGCTTTCCGCGCTCATTGCTATTACTTCCTTTCGTGGAATGCAGTCTTATAATACTACTAAATACCCGTTTAACATAAGGAGTTTTTATGAATGCGAAAAGTTTTCACGGCTCTGATTTTCTCACTGCTTGTTACAGTCTCACATGCCGCTGAAGTTCCGAGGGCAAATCTCGATGAGGCAGAAAGATTTTTCCACAACGCTTATATTCACTTCATGAGACGCGACTACAGGGACGCGCAAGTGTATTTAGACCAGGCAATACGCGAGAATACATACATGGTTGATTACTATCTTCTTGCCGCCCTAAACCTTAACCGAATGGGCTACACGGACGAATCAATGACGGCTCTTAGCGGCTATCTTGAAGTCCGCCCGCTTGATGTCTCCGCGCCGAGAATATACAGGAATTTTGACGAGCAGGACAGGGTTTTGCGCTCCGTTCTCGGCACTGCTCCGATTCCAGTCTCATGGAGATATTCAGAGTCAAACGTCCAATCCGAATGGAGTACGGGCTACACTCGTCCTTTCAGCATACGGGGACTCGGAAAAGTTCGCTCACTGGGAACAACGATATGCATCCCCGATCAGTTCGGCAACAAGATATATATCCGTCAGGCCGGGCGGAATCTCTTGGGCGGAATCGGGGCAATCAGGGAAATCGGAGTCCCTGCTCCTGTTACGGCGATTCCTATGGGCGATGGAACATTCAGAATCTTCAACGCTGACGGCGACATGTACACGCTGAACGCCTCGCGCCTGAGTGAGCAGAGAATTTCAGCCGACTATTTCGCGACCCTTCCTTCTGTCGTTGTGAGCGACGCGGAAATGATTGCGGAGAATCTTTTCGCCGTCTCAGACCCTGCCGAGAGAAATATAGCCTTCTACAGCACCGCAAGAGGGGATATACGGGTCAGGTATTGGCGGCCTCCGTTAATGGACGGTGATTTTCTCTTTGAGCCTGTCGCGGTTGAGGGCTATGCGGACTGGCTTGCGGTTGCCGACAGAATGAATGACCGCGTATATCTGCTGAACGCCGTTAGCCATGAATATTTTTACATCCGAAACATACGGAAGCCCCGCGATCTTATATGGTCAGGCACGGGAGAATTGTTTGTGCTTACGGACGACGGGAATATTTACGACTACATTATTGATTTCGGGACTCGCACTTACGCCAGCAGGAGCGCGGGAGCATGGCGGGAAGGTATCCGAAACGCATGGACATTCTTCAAGAGTGCTGAAGGTGATATTTCCTGGCTTGACATGAGCGTGTCGAGAATCTACAAGGCCATAATGATGCCCGCCCGCGATGAGGTTCCCGGCTTCCTCAGCATATACAACCCGTCAATAGCTTCTGACACTGAGAACCGCGAGAGCTTCATTATTGACGCGGCTTTGATGTCGCCTTTCATGCACTACGCCAACAACGCCCGAATCATAGCCCAGTCCGTATGGAATGACAGAAACATGCGCTGTAATGTCATCTGGCAAAGACCGAAAAATTTTGACGCAGTACTCTTTCACATGCCTGTGCCGCGTGGGACTCTTTTCCCGCTAAATGTGAGGCCGTCTCAAGTTACATCAGGCCGGGACATTCAGAGCGTTCTGTCGTCTGTGTGGCTTCTTCACCGGGAGACGCTGACAAATGTTATTGTTGACGCTTCTATTCCGTTCACGGAGGAAGATATGTTAATGCTGCTGAAGTTCTGCATACTGAATGGGCTTGAGATTGATATTTACGCACGCGATATTCCGTCATTGGGACTCATGCGTGCAAGCTCATTCACAGGCGGGAAAACTCTTTACGCTCTCGGCGACACTCTCGACATTCCCGTTCAGCGGACGCACATGCAGATACAAATACCCCTCCCGGAAGAGCTTTCATCATCGGGCTATCCGGGAAGGTCAATGCTTGCTGTTTATCTTGACGCGGGACTCATACAGTCGCGGGCGTGGATTCCTTTGTACCCGGACATGTTCACGCAGTAAATCAGCGGGCGTAATCGGGGCGGTAAATTGTTCCGTCAATCTCGTAATCCGGCGGGACTGGCACGGGCTTAACCGAGCGGCTGACATTCGGCGGAAAATATCCGTATATCGTCCCGATTAGTGATTTGTCCTGACTCAGGAGACGGACTTTTGACGGGCTGAACACGAAAGTTATTCCCCCCTGCGTGATTTCTTTCGGGGACTCAGGGCCGGCCATGTCGTTTGAGGTGCTGAGGATGTCGAGCTTCTCCCGCCCGTAACGCCCTAATGACGCTAAATATTTGTAGTCGAAATCTTCCGGCTGAATCTCCCCGGACTTTAGCCGCGAAATTTGATCCTCAGCCGACAGCCTAAGAGGGTCAAGAACAGGCGAGTTCATGAGAATCACAAGGAGTGCCACGAACAATATACACGCGATATTAACCCGGCCGATTGAGACAGGCCAGTTTCGTGCGATTACCGTCCCGGCGTAAGCGACTCCCCATATACCAGCCGTAACAGCAAGAAATAACGCCTGCACACGGTCAGACGTAAGGCCGTACTGCGAAATTCTCAGGCTGATTGAGTACAGGCAAAGGACAGAATACACCGGGAGGCAAAGCAGCGAGACCTGCGCGAGGATGTCAATACTCCGAGTCCTGAACGCAGATTTTGACCCGTCAAGCCACGCCGCATTAGCGAGAATTATTGTACCCGCCTGAAGCAATAGCATTAGCGTTGAAGCCTGGCCGGTGTTCCAAAGGGCATTGAGTCCCGTTGACCCGCCCCATAGAAGGCACACGAGGAACGCCAGCGACAACAGCGAGAAGAACGGCAGAAGCCACGCCAGAACAGCCAGCAGCCAGCGGCCAAGTGAGTCTATTCCCGGGTGCTTTATGGCTACGGAGATTGAGACGGCAATTATTATCGTTGTCAGAGGAACAGCGCAGACAGGATTGAACAGCAGAAGCGGCACGAAATGAAGTCCCACAATGTCAAAAAGAAGCCCCGCCGTAATCAGCAAGCCCCAGAAGACCGCAATCACTATTGAAGCCTGAAAGAGCAGGAACAAATTTCTGCACATCTGGAAAAACATCTCGCTGTAGGGAAATTTCCAGCTCCACGAGGCTATACGGCACTGGAAGAACGGCACAATCATGAACACCGCAAGCGATATGCGTATAAGGTCAGCCTTCTGCGACGGCACTACGCCCGCTAAAAATCCCCCGTAAGACCATAAACGGTAAGCCCAGAGCGCAAGAAGCACCGCCGCAAGCCCCGCAAGAAGATTCCAGAGCCGCCGCCCCCAGTGCTCCTGAGACAGCCAGAACACCAGCGGAACAAGAAATATCGCGGGCAATGGCATGAACGCCAAGAATTTCGAAGGAATTATCCTGAGACGCAGCAATGCAGGATGCCCGGACGTTATTACGGCGTAGATTCCCAGCAATAACCCCTGAAATAGTGCCGTAAGTGCCACGCATATATAGCGGTTTCTGTCTGTTCTGTTCATGTCTCAGCCTGCTATTTCGTGTAGGTGTACTTCAGGCCGTTTTCGATTGGCTTGGGAAGATTTCGCGATGACAGCACCGCGCTTCCGTCTTTCAGCTCGACTTTGTGAAGTGTAAGCGGCATAGGAAAGTCGCTGAGGTCAACAAGAGGCTGAATTTTTCCGAGTGCCTGTTTTGTTACGTAGTCGGGGAGATTCATTTTGTTGATTTTTACCTGCGGATCTTTGAGCCAAAGCTCTTTGCCTTTGACTACACGCAGGTTGCTCATTATCTCTATGAGAATATCGAGGAAACCGAACTTGTAGTAGCCTCTCCCGGACAGCCCCGCAGGCTTTATCTTCAGCGAAAGATCATGCCATTCGTCATTGTCGCCGTCCTCGCCGAAAGTTTTTGCCGCAATTGCCCGGTTTATGTCGGTCTCGAAAATTTCTGCTACAGCGTTTACTGAAATCGCGCTTTTGCATTCGACATTTCCGGCCTTCCAGTTTGACGGCTCATTGAACTGTACGCCCTTCATCCTGACTGTAACACTGTCGATCCTGAGTCCCTCGACTACAAGCCCGGTCAAAGTCATGTATATGTCGCTGAATTGCCCTGTCTCATCGGGAAGAGCGTCAACGGTGATTTCTCCTCGCTCGACTCCGAACTGCCCGGCATAGTAGGCGAGAAGGTCATCAACAGGGTCAGCAAATGAAGCCCCCGCAAAGACGAACACAATAGCAAGTGCCATGCAAAATTTACGCATGGAAAAAAATTCTCCTTTCTGCATTTTGCATTGAAGTTATATTATATTGCAAAGGAGAAATTAACGTTATGCCGAATGATTTAACCGAAAGAATACGGAGCCTCCTCCGAATCGAGGACATAATAGGCCGCACAGTCAGTCTCAGAAAAACTCAAAGGGGCTGGAGCGGATTATGTCCCTTCCACGATGATAAATCGCCGTCCTTCCATGTGTACAGCGAGTCGCAGAGCTATTACTGTTTCGCGTGCCATGAGAGCGGCGACATTTTCACGTTCGTCATGAAGACTCAGAATCTCACCTTCCCGGAGGCAGTATCGCTTCTTGCTGAGGAGGCCGGCATTGACGCGGGGCAGTACAGGAAACAGGGAGGCGGCAGGGACAGAAGTATATATGACGTTCTGAAGATGGCGCAGGAATTTTTCACGGAAAATTTCAGGAGGCTTACAGCGGGCAGGGTATATCTTGAAGGCCGGGGAATATCGCCGGAAATTGCTGCTTCTTTCGGGATAGGCTATGCGCCGGAATCATGGAGCGATCTTCTTGACGTACTTTCGCGGCGCGGCGTTGACAGAAAAATGATGATTGATTCGGGGCTTGTCATTGAGGGGAAAAACGGAATGCATGACCGTTTCCGGGGGCGTTTGATGTTTCCTGTGAAGGACATTTCCGGGAGGATTATAGCGTTCGGGGGGAGGCTTGTTGCTCCTGACGGCACAGCGAAATACATAAACTCGCCCGAAAGCGACATTTACCGAAAGCGCAGAAATCTCTACATGCTGAACACCGCCGGGAATTATATCCGGGAGAAGGGTTACAGCATATTGTGCGAGGGATATATGGACGTTATACGGCTGCACATGGCCGGATTCCGTGAGAGTGTTGCGTCATTGGGTACGTCATTGACGGCGGAGCAGGCCGGACTCCTGAAGCGTTTTGCTGACAGGTGCTATATCTGCTATGACGGGGACAGTGCCGGGCAGAAAGCCTCAATCAGGGGAATGTACATCCTTGCGGAAAACGGTCTTGACGTGCGTGTGATTCGACTGCCTGAAGGACAAGACCCGGACGACTTCCTCCGGGCTAACCCCCCGGAGAGTTTCGAGAAGGCTATAGCCTCCGCCCTGCCGTTAATCCCGTATCACATTGAGATGTTGCGGCCATTGCTTGAAGACGGACTCCGGCGGAAAGGTGCGCTCCGTGATTTGTGGGATGGCGTGAGAAAAGCAGGTGCTGACGAGTCATTGAGGTACCTTGCGAGTCTGTGCGGGATATTCTCGCTTCCTCCTGACGAAATGAGGCGGCGTATTCTTGACGGCCGGAAAAATCCTGCGCGTGAAATTCCTGCCCCTGTCCCGGAACCTGAAACTGTCAGCAACGGATTAGAGTGCGGATTCTGCGCCATGCTCATGCATAACAGTGAGTGCAGGATGTCGCCTTACGCGGGAAAAATCGCCGGGCTTCTCACGGATGAGGACGCTAAATCTGTCGCAGGGAGCATAATTTCTGACGGGCCGGAAGGACTTCTTGACATGTGGCGGGCAATGGGCGAGACGGGCAAGACGGGAATAATATCGCGGGGAGAAATATTTTTGTCGCAGTTTGCCGGGCTTGATGAGGCGGGGAAATGGGAGCGCATATGCTCAGACATTCAGAGGCAGGGAATAATGCGCCGTATCCGTGAAATTGAGGGGAAAATGTCAGCGAATACGGCAGATTTTGACGAGATGAGAGAACTCAGCGGACTTCACGAAAAGTTACGGGAATCAAAGACTGCGTAATGACTTCCCGGAGATTTTCCGTTGCCGTGATTCCTTCCTGCGTTATGAAGATTACGCCGGGAGGATTGGCCATATTCCGCAGGATTCCCAGTGCCTTTTCGACTCCTGTAATCATGAATGCCGTTGCGAGACCGTCAGCGAGTGAGCCGTTCTCAGAAATCACCGTAACCGACAATAAATCGCTGTTCACGCTCTGCCCTGTGAGGGGGTCAAAGAAGTGTGAATACTTTTTCCCGTCAATCGTCTTGTACCGCTCATAGTTCCCGGACGTAATCACCGCGCTGTCTTCAACGTCAACGACAAGAGCAGGAGTCCCGGCGGGCTTGAGGGGATTTCTGATTCCCACGCGCCATTTTGACCCGTCCGGCTTAGTCCCGACTGTGTGAACGTTCCCGCCGAGGTCTATTATTGCTGATGATATGCCTTTATCCCGGAGCATATCCGCAATTTTTGCTGACGCGAATCCCTTTGCCATTCCGCCCAAATCGATGACACAGCCTTTTTCACGCAGAAATATTTTGTCCCCTGACACTGAAATGTTGCCAATGTCAGCCAGTTTCACAGCACTGTCTAAACTTTCCGGGGAAGGAATTTTATTGAGTCCGTCCTCCCTGTTGATTTTCCACAGCCTCGTTACCGGGCCGATTAGCGGGTTGAAGACTCCCCCGGTGATTTCGTACAGCCTGATTGCCTCGTTGACTGCCTCGACAGTTTCAGGGCTTGGCGAAACGGGAACGAGTCCGGCGTTTTTGTTGACGAGTGAAATATCTGACGAGGGATCATACATTGAGAGTCTGCGGTCAGTCTCATTCAGGAGCGTAAATGCGTCATCGAGCGCAGTGTTGTCATGGCCGTAAACCGTCATGCGTATGATTGTGTTCATGGCTTGGGAATGTCGGGTATACTCTTGCGGTTCACGAAAAACGCGCAGGCAGAGCGACAGCAGTCCCGCAAGAATCAGAACGAGGGCGGCAATAAATTTTCTCTTCATGGAAAACTCTCCTTTCATGGGATATTATTACACGCAAAGGGAGGAATTATCCATGAAATTTTACGCGGGAATTGACATAGGCGGGACAAACATCAAGACGGGAATTGTTGACGAACTCGGCGAAATCATCAGCGAGGACAGTGTTCCGACAGGCGCGGACAGACCGCAGGAAGTCGTTTTGCAGGACATAATATCATCGGTGAAGGAGTCAATCGCAAAAGCCCAAGTTACGCCCATAGCTGTGGGAATGGGATCACCCGGTCTGATTGACAGCAAACGCGGAGTCGTCGTCTACAATAACAATTTGGGATGGAATGAGTTTGCGATAGCTCCGGCCATGAGTGAGGCACTCAAAATCCCAGCGACACTGGAGAATGACGCGGACGCGGCCGCATTGGGTGAAGTCGTAGCGGGGTGTGCGAAAGGTGCGAACAGTGCGATGATTATCACGCTCGGAACCGGTGTAGGCTCCGGGTATGTTGTTGACGGGAAAATAGTCCGGGGTGCTGAGTTCGGCCACATGGTAATACATCACGGCGGGCGGAAATGTACCTGCGGGCGTTCCGGGTGCTTTGAGGCGTATTGTTCCGCAACGGGGCTAATCAACATGACGCGGGAAGCAATTGCCGACAATCCCGGCGGAATAATGGCGAAAATTGCGGACGCTGAAGGCACAGTGAGCGGGCATACGGTATTTGACGCGGCGCAGGAAGGCGACGAAAACGCGGTGAACGTCATCGACACTTACACGGAGTATTTAGCGTGCGGGCTTGCGAATCTCATCAACGGCCTTCAGCCTGAAGTAATCGGAATCGGAGGGGGAATCGGGAAACAGGGTGAAAGATTGCTTGCCCCCCTGCGGGCGAAAGTACAGCGTGAAATCTACAAGGGACTCGCCCTGCCCCGTATAGTGTCATGCACACTGGGCTACAAGGCAGGGTTAATCGGCGCGGCAATGGCGGCTCGTTCGGGGGATTAGCGTATCAATACAACGCTGACATCATTAACGTTTGTTCCTGTCGGGCCTGTCATGAGGAGAGCGTCAGCCTGTTTGAGTGCGTTATAGGCATCATTGTTCCTGAGTACAACGGGAATGCTGATGCCTTTTTCCCGGAGTATGCCTGCTGTTTTCCCGTCGACGATTCCCCCGGCTGCGTCTGTAGGGCCGTCCGTGCCGTCAGAACCGAGCGAGGCTACAACGACTCCCTCAAGCCCCGAAATTCCTTCAGCCGCAGAAAGCGCAAGCTCCTGATTCCGTCCGCCCATGCCCCTGCCTGTGAGGTGTACGACTGTTTCACCGCCCGCAATAATCGCGCATGGAGATTTTGCCGGGTTTCCTGATGTTAATACTTCCCTTGCGATTCCGGCCATGAATGAGCCAGCCTCGCGAGCCTCGCACGTTAGAGTCGTTGTGAGAATGACGGGTGAATATCCTTTTTTCGCGGACAACTCAGCCACAGCCCTGCATAATTCCGTAACGCTCCCTGTAATCGTTGCTGTAACGTTATCGAGCTTCTTGGGAGTCTCATGGGAAAGCCTTTCGAGGAGTTCGGGCTTGAGCTTGAGATTGTATTTCTTGACGATTGCGAGAGCCTCAGCGCATGTTGACATGTCCGGGGCGGCGGGGCCTGAGGCGATGCTGTCGAGCCTGTCGCCGAGAACGTCAGACAATACGACCATGAAGACATGAGCCGGAGCGCAGAGTTCCGCGAACCTTCCGCCCTTCACTGATGAGAGGTGCTTGCGGATTGTGTTAATCTCTACGATGTCAGCACCGCATGAAAGGAGCTGGCTTGTTACGTTCTGCATGTCCTCAAGCGTAACGCCCTCAGCAGGAAATTCAAACAGTGCAGAGCCTCCCCCGCTCACGAGGAAAAGAACGGTATCCTCAGCCTTGAGTCCTTTGACGTGTTCGAGGAGTGCTTTTGTGCCGCTGATAGTGTTCATGTCGGGTACTGGGTGTCCTGCCTCGAAAATCTCAAGCCCGGCAATGTCTCCCATTGAGTGATCGTATTTCGTTACGACTGCGCCCGAAATGCCTGAGCCGAGAATGTCGCTTGCGGCTTTGGCCATTCGCCAGGCGGCTTTACCGATTGACGCGACTATGAGGCGGCCTTTTCCCCTGCGTGATGTGAAAGCGGGGTTATTGAGGGCTTCTTTCACGGCGTTTTCGGGCAGCACTGCTTTTATTGCTCCGTCAAGAATTTCACGCATGTCCTGTTTGAGCATGTGAATGTCTCCTTTTTGCATATATTTACGGGATTGACGTATTTTATCATGCTGATTAAAATTCAGTGAAAAATACAGTCACATGGAGAAATTTATGGCAATTGCAAAATCAAACGCGGGTGAGAAATCCAAAATTGTACTTTTCCTCGCTGCTTATTCAATATTTTTAATTTCAAGATTTCTTATGGATCTTGATGAATACGATTCAGCATTTTTTGCAGTTGCGTTCGGGTCTTTTGCTACTGTATTGCTGTGGGCAGTCTGCATATTAATAGACATGACTTCAGGAAGGCGCAAAGTTTTTATGAGCGGGACAGAAAAGTTTTTCTTTGCCGGAATTTCTTTATGGCTATTATGGGCTTTCCTGGCAAATTTTTCAGGTATGTCCGTTGTATATCTTTCGCTGAATTTCTCTTCCCTCAGAGAGTTTATTGTTGTAGGAGTGTTTACGCATACGCTTTTCCTTTCTGTGAAGATAATAAAATTGTATGATTTGAAGTCCCAAGTCATAGCCGTAACTGTTTTCTTTCTGGGTATGTATTTGCTGTACGCATTTATATATTACAACAGGGGCTTTGACTTTGTAGACTCACTGGCAAGCATATTCCAGAAAAGCGGCAGATTCAGAAGCAGATACGGCTTCAGGCAGTCAAATACAGGGGGAAGATTATGCTTGTTCTTCTTTATTTTTACAGCAATATACAGGGCAATTCTCAGAGAAAAAAAATTATCGAATAAAATACGTTCAGCGTCTGCCTGGAAAAAGTTTGCTTTCTTGTTCCCTCCTGTGATGATAATATTGCTAACAACAGCCTCGCGTACCTCTCTTTCCTCGTTGCTTCTATTTTGGCTTGTATATTCGGCACTGAGTATCTACCAAAAGGGGAAACGCTATGCCAAACCCATGCTGGTAGCAATAATGCTGTGGCTTGCTTTTATGCTCTCTGTCGCTATAGACTGGGAAGCTCTATGGAATTATTTTTGGGAAAGCAGGGGGGTAAATTACATCGGCCTCTTTCCTTGGCTCTCTGCAAAAGGAGTCTGGGCTGCCGGCGTAGGTATGTTAAGCAGGTCAGCCATAAACAGCATTACACAAATGCCCTTAATGGACAGCTTTTACTTGTCTGTTCTGCTGAAAACCGGCCTTATAGGGTTTATAATATTTTTTACTTCCGCGCTTGGTGTTACATTCGTATATTTCAGCAACATTAAGGACATGACCGAGACACAAAAACTTACCGGGGCAATTATTGTCCTCATGTATTATTATGCTATTCTTGAAGGAGGCATATTTTACGGCCACAACGCGCTTGACCTCGTAGACTGGATATTAATTTTGCTGTGCGTGAGTGAAAAAAGCCAGACCGCCATGAACAAATTCAGAGTGAGAAAATCTGCGCTGTACAATTCCCGGAGTTACTCCGCCGAATTTTAACACGGCCGGGCTAATACCGCGCAAAAATAATCCTCCCGCCTGTTAATGATAATGGGATACCCTAAATTGTATCACGACAAATTCACCCTGCATGATAGAATCACGACAATAAAATCATAAAAGGACATAAAAGGAGCGGTTGACAAATGAAATTAACGGCTCATAATGGCTTCAGGGCTTCAGGGCTTCAGGGCTTCAGGGCTTCAGGGCTTCAGGGCTTCAGGGCTTCAGGGCTTCAGGGCGATGGGCGGGATATTGTCGCTGATTCGCTGAGGGGATTTACGATTATCCTTGTTGTGTACGCTCATGTAGTGTACTGGTTCGGTTCTTCAAGAATAATTCTACCGCGTTCGACTGTAGCAGGCGAATTTATAGCCATTTTCCACATGCCGCTGATGTTCATGATTTCAGGATATGTTCAGGGCATGAAAGATTACAGGGCATCAAGCTGGCTTCACTGGCTCAAAAAATCAGCGATTGATATATACTTTCCCTGCATGATTTTCTCGCTCACACAATGGGCGGTAATGTACTTCATTTTTTCCCGCCACAACCCCGCGAATTTCGGCGCGCTCCAAAGCACAGACCTATACATGATCCCCGTGAGGGGCTTCAAGGAGTACTGGTTTCTTGCGTCATTATTCTTCATCAAAGTGATTCATTCCGCGTTTGAATGCTCGCGATGTCCCGGAAAACTTCACGCGCTATTCTGGGCTACGGTGTTCATATTCCCGGTGCTGTCAGGAATTTCACTGCCCGCCGGGATTCATTACGGATTATATTTTCATTGCGGGTACATTCTCAGGAAGCGTAATTATATTTCGCGGGACAAAAATCCAGGTGTCATTGCCGGGCTGATTCTGTTTATCGCAGGGGCCACGCTCTATTTTGCGCCTTGGGCTTATGGAGCGGCAAATATTTTCACGAGGACGGGCGCGGCGGTATGCTCATGTCTGGGACTGTTCACTCTGTTTTACGCATTGGAGGTGAAATTTTCCGGGCTGGTAATTTACGGGCTTTACAGCATGGTGATTTACTGCCTGCACAATTGGATTGTCGCGTGTTTCAGGATGATATTCACGGTTTCGGGGATGTCGTCAAATTCTGACCCTATTATGATGTTTGTGATTACGTTCGCCGCGGCGATGGTGATTCCGTTCTGCGTAATTTGGCTGTACAGGAACGTGAAGCTCCTGCGGTGGACTGAGTATATATTCTATCCGGGAAGATTAATATTCCGCAAGAAAAATCCCCCCGCCGAATAACAGACGAGGGGAAAAATATTATCCCTGAACGTCGAGTCCC
Encoded here:
- a CDS encoding FAD:protein FMN transferase — translated: MKRKFIAALVLILAGLLSLCLRVFREPQEYTRHSQAMNTIIRMTVYGHDNTALDDAFTLLNETDRRLSMYDPSSDISLVNKNAGLVPVSPSPETVEAVNEAIRLYEITGGVFNPLIGPVTRLWKINREDGLNKIPSPESLDSAVKLADIGNISVSGDKIFLREKGCVIDLGGMAKGFASAKIADMLRDKGISSAIIDLGGNVHTVGTKPDGSKWRVGIRNPLKPAGTPALVVDVEDSAVITSGNYERYKTIDGKKYSHFFDPLTGQSVNSDLLSVTVISENGSLADGLATAFMITGVEKALGILRNMANPPGVIFITQEGITATENLREVITQSLIPVTFREVR
- a CDS encoding ROK family protein codes for the protein MKFYAGIDIGGTNIKTGIVDELGEIISEDSVPTGADRPQEVVLQDIISSVKESIAKAQVTPIAVGMGSPGLIDSKRGVVVYNNNLGWNEFAIAPAMSEALKIPATLENDADAAALGEVVAGCAKGANSAMIITLGTGVGSGYVVDGKIVRGAEFGHMVIHHGGRKCTCGRSGCFEAYCSATGLINMTREAIADNPGGIMAKIADAEGTVSGHTVFDAAQEGDENAVNVIDTYTEYLACGLANLINGLQPEVIGIGGGIGKQGERLLAPLRAKVQREIYKGLALPRIVSCTLGYKAGLIGAAMAARSGD
- a CDS encoding glycerate kinase, with amino-acid sequence MHMLKQDMREILDGAIKAVLPENAVKEALNNPAFTSRRGKGRLIVASIGKAAWRMAKAASDILGSGISGAVVTKYDHSMGDIAGLEIFEAGHPVPDMNTISGTKALLEHVKGLKAEDTVLFLVSGGGSALFEFPAEGVTLEDMQNVTSQLLSCGADIVEINTIRKHLSSVKGGRFAELCAPAHVFMVVLSDVLGDRLDSIASGPAAPDMSTCAEALAIVKKYNLKLKPELLERLSHETPKKLDNVTATITGSVTELCRAVAELSAKKGYSPVILTTTLTCEAREAGSFMAGIAREVLTSGNPAKSPCAIIAGGETVVHLTGRGMGGRNQELALSAAEGISGLEGVVVASLGSDGTDGPTDAAGGIVDGKTAGILREKGISIPVVLRNNDAYNALKQADALLMTGPTGTNVNDVSVVLIR
- a CDS encoding acyltransferase — protein: MKLTAHNGFRASGLQGFRASGLQGFRASGLQGDGRDIVADSLRGFTIILVVYAHVVYWFGSSRIILPRSTVAGEFIAIFHMPLMFMISGYVQGMKDYRASSWLHWLKKSAIDIYFPCMIFSLTQWAVMYFIFSRHNPANFGALQSTDLYMIPVRGFKEYWFLASLFFIKVIHSAFECSRCPGKLHALFWATVFIFPVLSGISLPAGIHYGLYFHCGYILRKRNYISRDKNPGVIAGLILFIAGATLYFAPWAYGAANIFTRTGAAVCSCLGLFTLFYALEVKFSGLVIYGLYSMVIYCLHNWIVACFRMIFTVSGMSSNSDPIMMFVITFAAAMVIPFCVIWLYRNVKLLRWTEYIFYPGRLIFRKKNPPAE